Proteins from one Leptonema illini DSM 21528 genomic window:
- a CDS encoding tetratricopeptide repeat protein translates to MSETMRPVMILLAFLLALPGALFARSKPELIYAFRNHQGTAPIKMILVGEIKSKIKAAEIYDKDSPFQDYDTRLDQVTVRVVNREGIKPGQKLYVIEKNPHHEKYRNGLIVGEIVVESILNNPFYGLVLTGKGILLRVREGQFVARTQETENLEKALRIKKRGDALRSRGEISLAMAEYLKAIAADRDLADAHAALADLYADEARTSGEYPVRALSHYRQAFKHRQNFDTELDRYRFFVNYLRALRLARQQRENVYADESKPPAELMDAMQPAEECMKMSLHPDCRIEAAHAFYEVMSFHAGRSGAEHRKGYDTYRDKAGLLLKELSENVFRRNTEVKDRIGYESGLPEFGDASLTRSAFHRLAVLYYEVLSRDSSFEQSPDARHRLLDLVKEHLTAFDRSRGSHAPPDPEIDSIRRRIEDVR, encoded by the coding sequence ATGTCTGAAACGATGCGCCCTGTGATGATTCTTCTGGCTTTTCTGCTTGCTCTGCCCGGAGCGTTGTTTGCTCGCAGCAAGCCCGAGCTCATCTATGCCTTTCGTAATCATCAGGGCACCGCTCCGATTAAGATGATCCTCGTCGGCGAGATTAAGAGCAAGATCAAGGCGGCCGAGATCTACGATAAAGACTCCCCCTTCCAGGATTATGATACGCGTCTCGATCAGGTGACGGTGCGCGTGGTGAACCGGGAGGGCATCAAGCCGGGGCAGAAGCTTTATGTCATCGAAAAGAATCCGCACCATGAGAAGTACAGAAACGGCCTTATCGTCGGCGAGATCGTCGTCGAGTCCATCCTGAATAACCCCTTTTATGGCCTTGTACTTACGGGCAAAGGCATCCTGCTGCGCGTGCGTGAGGGACAGTTTGTGGCCCGCACGCAGGAGACCGAGAATCTTGAGAAGGCGCTGCGCATCAAGAAGCGTGGCGATGCTTTGCGTTCCCGCGGAGAAATCTCTCTGGCCATGGCCGAGTATCTGAAGGCCATCGCCGCCGATCGTGATCTGGCCGATGCGCATGCCGCCCTTGCCGATCTCTATGCGGATGAGGCTCGCACAAGTGGCGAGTATCCGGTGCGCGCACTCAGCCATTATCGCCAGGCCTTCAAACACAGGCAGAACTTCGATACGGAGCTGGATCGCTATCGTTTCTTTGTGAATTATCTGCGCGCGTTACGGCTGGCACGACAGCAGCGCGAAAACGTCTATGCCGATGAATCGAAGCCGCCTGCGGAGCTAATGGATGCCATGCAACCGGCCGAGGAATGCATGAAGATGTCGTTGCATCCGGATTGTCGTATCGAGGCGGCGCATGCCTTCTATGAGGTGATGTCGTTTCATGCCGGACGTTCGGGCGCCGAACATCGCAAGGGCTACGATACCTATCGCGATAAGGCTGGATTGCTTCTGAAAGAGCTGTCCGAGAACGTCTTCCGTCGCAACACCGAAGTGAAGGATCGTATCGGCTATGAAAGCGGCCTGCCCGAATTCGGCGACGCCTCTTTAACGCGCTCGGCCTTTCATCGCCTTGCCGTTCTCTATTACGAAGTTCTTTCGCGCGACAGCAGCTTCGAACAATCACCCGATGCCCGACATCGCCTGCTCGATCTCGTAAAAGAGCATCTGACGGCCTTCGATCGCAGTCGCGGCAGTCATGCGCCGCCCGATCCTGAGATCGATAGCATACGGCGTCGCATCGAGGACGTGCGATAG
- a CDS encoding transposase has product MARYKQPDSDQSQIVILNFSELFPEDHPISRLLETVRRLDLSRFDASYRNDSKQGGRPAMPPDRVLAIIIYSLLYGNLSMRALERDLGQRADLMYLSGGMEMDHSTLGKFRLRHAAAIQELFTQTVFLGIESGFIDLDTVSIDSTKIKGSANRRDIGTREELERRYEHLESVCKKRYDEWEASQNDAEQELLAKKIQQLEVQKEKLSLGLEFLKSRPDRKRVHLTDPDADWHKDGSNSFIVGYSAQNAVDFQSGMIVYQEIVTGQSDSTFTSSLVNRVEGVKAEFLPKKTDEIKYVLDCGYASENILKELTGHDLYMPDRELAHKKTGGKIKPEERNEAAAEPPLIEGSHALLQFHYDRDNDCFQCPAGEILTFQRERNLQGVLYRHYRRYGCSRCSMKEQCIGPEGKRKELWIQTKHIPDLQVRSLPPHHGSKKKKTGMRSISNPLTLLMREKLATPDGKKTYARRFPSVEGVFGVMKSARNGWQFLRRTRERVQVEWSERCIAHNLARMIGFVRVNPIAADNI; this is encoded by the coding sequence ATGGCACGCTACAAACAGCCTGACTCTGATCAGAGCCAGATCGTTATCTTGAATTTCTCGGAGTTGTTTCCGGAGGATCATCCCATCTCCCGCCTGCTTGAGACGGTCCGGCGGCTAGATCTCAGCCGCTTTGATGCGAGTTACAGGAATGATTCGAAGCAGGGAGGTCGCCCGGCCATGCCGCCCGACCGAGTTCTGGCTATCATCATCTATTCATTGTTGTATGGAAACCTTTCCATGCGAGCCCTTGAGCGAGATCTCGGACAGCGTGCAGATTTGATGTATCTGTCCGGTGGGATGGAGATGGATCATTCAACCCTCGGAAAGTTCCGGCTGAGGCATGCGGCAGCAATTCAGGAATTGTTCACGCAGACAGTATTCCTCGGTATCGAATCGGGATTCATCGATCTGGATACCGTCAGCATTGACAGCACAAAGATCAAGGGCAGTGCAAACAGACGCGATATAGGTACTCGCGAGGAACTTGAAAGGCGTTATGAGCATCTTGAATCTGTCTGTAAGAAACGCTACGACGAATGGGAGGCATCACAGAACGATGCAGAACAGGAATTACTGGCAAAGAAAATCCAACAACTGGAGGTCCAGAAAGAGAAGCTGTCTCTGGGGCTGGAGTTCTTGAAATCCAGACCTGACCGAAAGCGAGTTCATCTTACAGATCCAGATGCAGACTGGCACAAAGACGGATCCAACAGCTTCATCGTGGGTTATTCGGCCCAGAATGCAGTGGATTTCCAGAGTGGCATGATTGTTTATCAGGAAATTGTTACGGGACAGAGCGACAGTACATTCACCAGTTCGCTTGTGAACAGAGTTGAGGGCGTAAAGGCGGAGTTCCTTCCCAAAAAAACAGACGAAATCAAATACGTTCTCGATTGTGGATATGCGAGCGAGAATATTCTCAAAGAGCTTACAGGGCATGACCTCTATATGCCAGACCGGGAACTGGCACACAAGAAGACCGGCGGTAAGATCAAGCCGGAGGAAAGAAATGAGGCTGCCGCTGAACCGCCTCTGATTGAGGGCAGCCATGCCTTGTTGCAATTCCACTACGACCGAGACAACGATTGCTTTCAGTGTCCGGCCGGCGAAATCCTCACCTTCCAGCGCGAGAGAAATCTACAGGGAGTCCTCTACCGGCACTATCGACGTTATGGCTGTTCCCGGTGCTCTATGAAAGAGCAATGTATTGGCCCGGAAGGCAAGCGCAAAGAGCTCTGGATTCAGACCAAACATATTCCCGATTTACAAGTCCGTAGTTTACCTCCCCATCATGGAAGCAAAAAAAAGAAAACGGGGATGCGGTCTATTTCCAATCCCCTTACCCTTCTCATGAGAGAGAAGCTGGCAACTCCAGATGGGAAGAAAACCTATGCTCGCCGATTTCCATCTGTCGAGGGCGTCTTTGGTGTGATGAAAAGTGCTCGTAATGGCTGGCAGTTCTTGCGGCGAACAAGAGAAAGGGTTCAAGTTGAATGGTCTGAGCGGTGCATTGCCCATAACCTTGCCCGAATGATCGGGTTTGTCCGGGTAAATCCGATTGCGGCTGACAATATCTGA
- a CDS encoding LA_3696 family protein: MKAVRPLPREFEKLLGEEGAEKFTVFLNDAFEDQKGDVIKAVSDSFHKHVTDEVSKVRLEVADLKVEVKADLAELRADMADLRTELKTEMAELRTEIKTEIAELRTEIKTEIAELRTELKTDMAELSAELKADMTDLQVQQKADTSRLENRITELRTELKTEIAELRADMKTDIADVHKSISAQTRWILAALLGGALLYPVAIKLIDKLFP; this comes from the coding sequence ATGAAAGCGGTGCGTCCACTGCCCCGAGAATTCGAAAAGCTGCTCGGCGAAGAGGGAGCAGAGAAGTTCACTGTTTTTCTCAACGATGCCTTCGAAGATCAGAAGGGCGACGTAATCAAGGCAGTCAGCGATAGCTTCCATAAGCATGTGACCGACGAGGTCTCGAAGGTTCGCCTCGAGGTTGCCGACCTCAAGGTTGAAGTTAAGGCCGATCTGGCCGAACTGCGAGCGGACATGGCTGATCTTCGCACTGAATTAAAGACGGAGATGGCCGAGCTCCGCACTGAGATAAAGACGGAAATCGCCGAGCTTCGCACTGAAATAAAGACGGAAATCGCCGAGCTTCGCACTGAGTTAAAGACGGACATGGCCGAACTAAGTGCTGAATTAAAGGCGGATATGACCGACCTACAGGTACAGCAGAAGGCCGATACGAGCCGTCTGGAAAACAGGATCACCGAGCTGCGAACCGAATTGAAGACTGAAATCGCCGAATTACGCGCCGATATGAAGACAGACATTGCAGATGTCCATAAATCGATCTCCGCTCAGACGCGATGGATACTGGCAGCTCTTCTCGGCGGAGCCCTGCTTTATCCGGTCGCTATCAAGCTCATTGATAAGCTATTCCCCTGA
- the leuS gene encoding leucine--tRNA ligase: protein MSYPFSSIEKKWQEYWEKEKTFRTPPEDPSRPKYYVLDMFPYPSGQGLHVGHPEGYTATDIMARYKRQKGFNVLHPMGWDAFGLPAERYAMQTGIHPAETTKKNIDNFRRQLKSLGFSYDWDREINTTDEKYYRWTQWIFLKVFNSFFDEKEKKARPITELKIPADVKKAGDDAVREYVNARRLAYIHEAPVNYCPELGTVLANEEVDEWTSKGYTVVRRPMKQWMLRITAYAERLLDDLELVDWPRGTLELQKNWIGRSTGATVFFPYNDATAKKAAKAGLPEALEIFTTRPDTLFGVSYMVLAPEHPAVAILTAPKEKEAVNAYIEATTKKSELERTATGATDEKTGVFTGGYVLHPFTEKKIPVWISDYVLMGYGTGAIMSVPGHDERDFAFAKKFNLPILTVVAPATADASSASKSKQPSSPKSDQAFSVTDAAFTDEGVSVNSDFISGLTTSDAKAKMIAELQKRKIGSARVNYKLRDWLFSRQRYWGEPIPISFDADGNYYHEDETSLPLKLPPSEDFKPADTGESPLARISDWVEYTDSKGRRLRRETNTMPQWAGSCWYYLRYIDPDNDTRLVDEKKEAYWMGENGVDLYVGGAEHAVLHLLYARFWHKVLFDLGYARTPEPFHKLVHQGLILGEDGQKMSKSRGNVVNPDDVVSQYGADAFRLYEMFMGPLEVMKPWSSRAIEGVYRFLTRIYRFYFQHDREMNVLLENGRPVLNASIFEEPEDIERRDRALHETIKNVTDNIERMHFNKAISDMMAFLNEITSMQKIGKQAVETLPVLLSPFAPHIAEEIWQALGKEGSISTAAWPTYDASKIVRNEVEVVFQVNGKIRGKQSMPVDADDKTLEAAAMDNEQMKKNLEGKTIRKVIVVKNKLVNVVAN, encoded by the coding sequence ATGAGCTACCCCTTCAGCAGCATCGAGAAGAAATGGCAGGAATACTGGGAGAAAGAAAAGACCTTCCGCACTCCGCCGGAAGATCCGTCCCGCCCGAAATACTACGTCCTTGATATGTTTCCCTACCCCTCCGGCCAGGGGCTGCACGTCGGCCACCCCGAGGGCTACACGGCCACCGACATCATGGCGCGCTACAAACGGCAGAAGGGTTTCAATGTGCTGCATCCGATGGGATGGGATGCGTTCGGATTGCCCGCCGAGCGTTATGCGATGCAGACGGGCATTCATCCGGCTGAGACGACGAAGAAGAACATCGACAACTTTCGCCGGCAGTTGAAGTCGCTCGGCTTCTCCTATGATTGGGATCGCGAGATCAATACGACCGACGAGAAATACTACCGCTGGACACAGTGGATCTTCCTTAAAGTATTCAATAGCTTCTTCGACGAGAAAGAGAAGAAGGCACGGCCGATTACCGAGCTGAAGATCCCCGCCGACGTAAAAAAGGCAGGCGATGATGCCGTGCGCGAATACGTAAACGCACGTCGCCTCGCCTATATCCACGAAGCGCCGGTTAATTATTGCCCCGAGCTGGGCACCGTTCTCGCCAACGAAGAGGTGGATGAATGGACGTCGAAGGGTTATACGGTGGTGCGCCGTCCGATGAAGCAGTGGATGCTGCGAATCACGGCCTATGCAGAACGCCTGCTTGACGATCTCGAACTGGTGGACTGGCCCCGCGGCACGCTGGAACTGCAGAAGAACTGGATCGGTCGTTCGACGGGAGCGACGGTGTTTTTCCCGTATAACGATGCGACGGCAAAGAAGGCGGCAAAGGCCGGATTGCCCGAAGCGCTTGAGATCTTCACGACGCGCCCCGATACGCTTTTCGGCGTAAGTTATATGGTGCTTGCTCCCGAGCATCCTGCCGTCGCCATCCTGACGGCGCCGAAGGAGAAAGAGGCGGTGAACGCTTATATCGAAGCGACGACGAAAAAAAGCGAGCTGGAGCGCACGGCAACAGGCGCAACAGACGAGAAGACAGGCGTGTTCACAGGCGGCTACGTTCTGCATCCTTTTACGGAAAAAAAGATCCCCGTCTGGATCTCGGACTACGTGCTGATGGGCTACGGCACAGGCGCCATCATGTCGGTGCCCGGCCATGATGAACGCGACTTTGCCTTTGCGAAGAAATTCAACCTGCCGATCCTGACCGTCGTCGCTCCGGCAACAGCGGACGCGTCTTCGGCGTCGAAATCAAAGCAGCCGTCATCGCCGAAGTCCGATCAGGCCTTTTCGGTAACCGACGCCGCCTTCACCGACGAAGGTGTATCGGTGAACTCCGACTTTATCAGCGGGTTAACCACAAGCGATGCGAAGGCAAAGATGATCGCCGAGTTACAGAAACGCAAGATCGGATCAGCCCGCGTCAACTACAAGCTGCGCGACTGGCTCTTCTCGCGTCAGCGCTACTGGGGTGAGCCCATCCCCATCAGCTTCGATGCGGACGGCAACTACTATCATGAAGACGAGACTTCGCTTCCGTTGAAGTTGCCGCCCTCGGAGGACTTCAAACCGGCCGATACGGGCGAATCCCCTCTGGCCCGTATCAGTGACTGGGTCGAATACACCGACAGTAAGGGCCGCCGGCTCCGGCGCGAAACGAATACGATGCCGCAATGGGCCGGCAGTTGCTGGTATTATCTGCGCTATATCGATCCTGATAACGATACGCGTCTTGTAGACGAAAAGAAAGAGGCCTACTGGATGGGCGAGAACGGCGTAGATCTCTACGTGGGCGGCGCCGAGCATGCCGTATTGCATCTGCTGTACGCTCGCTTCTGGCATAAGGTGCTCTTTGATCTGGGTTATGCGCGCACGCCCGAGCCCTTTCACAAGCTCGTGCATCAGGGGTTGATCCTCGGCGAAGACGGACAGAAGATGTCGAAATCGCGCGGCAACGTCGTGAACCCCGACGACGTCGTCTCGCAGTACGGCGCCGACGCCTTTCGACTCTATGAGATGTTCATGGGTCCGCTTGAGGTGATGAAGCCCTGGTCATCCCGCGCAATCGAAGGCGTTTATCGTTTTCTCACGCGCATCTATCGCTTCTACTTTCAGCATGATCGCGAGATGAACGTGCTTCTTGAAAACGGACGTCCGGTTTTGAACGCCTCGATCTTCGAAGAGCCTGAAGATATCGAGCGGCGAGATCGCGCCCTGCACGAAACGATCAAAAACGTCACCGATAATATTGAGCGCATGCATTTCAATAAGGCGATCAGCGATATGATGGCTTTTTTAAATGAGATCACCTCGATGCAAAAGATCGGCAAACAGGCCGTTGAAACGCTGCCTGTTCTGCTCTCGCCGTTTGCTCCGCATATAGCCGAAGAGATATGGCAGGCGCTCGGCAAAGAAGGCAGCATCAGCACGGCGGCGTGGCCGACCTATGATGCCTCGAAGATCGTGCGCAACGAGGTCGAGGTCGTCTTTCAGGTGAACGGCAAGATTCGCGGCAAACAGAGCATGCCCGTCGACGCCGACGACAAGACGCTTGAGGCGGCGGCCATGGATAACGAGCAGATGAAGAAGAATCTGGAAGGCAAGACCATCCGCAAGGTCATCGTGGTGAAAAACAAACTGGTTAACGTGGTGGCGAACTGA
- a CDS encoding dihydrofolate reductase family protein — translation MENTRKVVFAINITADGYCSHEDGIADAELHDYFTERLRSASVILFGRTTYELMVPYWPDVAREQTEDASSIEFARVFDSLDIVVFSKTLKGPANSKTRIVPANIIEEVQALKRQPGKDIAVGSLSIASQLAAHDLIDEYHFVVQPIIAGKGPRLFETVMPQSSLRLELVGSKFFQSGAVAHQYVRGRGEAGSLQKYRAQ, via the coding sequence ATGGAAAACACGAGAAAGGTCGTTTTTGCCATCAACATCACCGCCGACGGCTACTGTTCCCACGAAGATGGGATCGCCGACGCAGAGCTTCACGATTATTTCACGGAACGGCTTCGCAGTGCGAGCGTGATTCTGTTCGGCCGCACGACCTACGAACTCATGGTGCCCTACTGGCCTGATGTTGCCCGTGAACAGACCGAAGACGCTTCATCGATTGAGTTCGCTCGCGTATTCGACTCGCTTGATATCGTCGTATTCTCGAAGACATTGAAAGGGCCCGCGAATAGCAAGACGAGAATCGTGCCGGCGAACATTATCGAAGAGGTTCAGGCCCTCAAGAGACAACCCGGGAAAGACATCGCCGTCGGCAGCCTCAGCATCGCCTCACAGCTCGCAGCACACGATCTGATCGACGAGTATCACTTTGTCGTTCAGCCGATCATCGCCGGTAAAGGTCCGCGCCTGTTCGAGACGGTGATGCCGCAGAGCAGTCTGCGCTTAGAGCTTGTCGGTTCGAAGTTCTTTCAATCCGGCGCCGTGGCACATCAGTACGTAAGAGGCCGAGGAGAGGCTGGTAGCCTTCAAAAATACCGGGCGCAATAA
- a CDS encoding HNH endonuclease, which translates to MNWTDATLNAIKRYTEKQNTLLIPRSELIAEEIQNIISDTATTGKTPESSLNYYLQRLRDSGQILFLERGRYLLVETSLNPDDYDLSDEELVSLAEAGKLLFSAEESAAATVLQTRRKMQALRKAVLNNYREQCAICDVRSPDLLVTSHIDRWADNPDARADLSNVLCLCIFHDKLFEAGYFCFSDQLAVVRSRRDADSKMIDAVFASSIPFRSDITIRPDQRFLRRHRERIGIKED; encoded by the coding sequence ATGAACTGGACAGATGCAACACTGAACGCGATCAAGAGATACACAGAGAAGCAAAACACTTTGCTGATCCCGCGGTCTGAACTGATTGCAGAGGAAATTCAGAATATCATCAGCGACACAGCGACAACAGGAAAGACTCCGGAATCGAGCCTCAACTACTATCTTCAGAGGCTAAGGGACTCGGGTCAGATTCTATTCCTTGAACGTGGGCGGTATCTGCTCGTAGAAACTTCTTTGAATCCTGACGATTACGACCTCTCAGATGAAGAATTGGTCAGTCTTGCAGAGGCCGGGAAACTCTTGTTTTCCGCTGAAGAGTCCGCTGCAGCCACGGTATTGCAGACAAGACGCAAGATGCAAGCTCTGAGAAAAGCAGTTCTCAATAACTATCGAGAACAATGCGCGATATGCGACGTAAGATCGCCAGACCTTCTCGTTACCAGTCATATTGATCGTTGGGCTGACAACCCTGATGCTCGCGCTGATCTTTCGAACGTCCTCTGTCTGTGTATTTTTCACGACAAACTATTTGAGGCTGGTTATTTTTGCTTTTCGGATCAGCTCGCCGTAGTTCGTTCCAGGAGAGACGCAGATAGTAAAATGATCGATGCGGTTTTTGCGAGTTCAATCCCATTCCGCTCAGACATTACTATACGACCAGACCAGCGTTTCCTGCGGCGCCATCGTGAGCGTATTGGAATAAAGGAGGACTGA
- a CDS encoding MBL fold metallo-hydrolase yields MIEKTRDLLKKNPSLSADEIREKLPAHIRDLIGGETTCVELREGSEQLIFDMGTGARRLGYDMMARGVTGDIHILMTHTHWDHIQGWPFFIPAYIPGNQIHFHSSIKDCEQRFRTQQIFDFFPLALDQMMSKRDFHSYEPGDSFKIGSLKIKTESLIHPGNSTAYRVEKGKKSFIFATDTEFFGPDLEEIVKRKAPFFKGADCLIMDAQYSVKESEQKIGWGHTSMIVAVDCAVAWKVKRLVLTHHEPAHDDLTTMRMLEEAQAYLDERYAGKLELILAREGDTIEI; encoded by the coding sequence GTGATCGAGAAGACGCGCGATCTCTTGAAGAAGAATCCGTCTCTCTCTGCCGATGAGATCCGCGAAAAGCTGCCCGCCCACATCCGTGACCTGATCGGCGGCGAGACGACCTGCGTGGAGCTTCGCGAAGGCAGCGAACAGCTCATCTTCGACATGGGAACGGGAGCGCGGCGACTCGGCTACGACATGATGGCCCGGGGCGTGACCGGCGATATTCACATCCTCATGACGCATACGCACTGGGATCATATCCAGGGGTGGCCGTTTTTTATTCCGGCATATATACCGGGCAATCAGATTCACTTTCACTCCTCGATCAAAGACTGCGAACAGCGGTTCCGAACGCAACAGATCTTCGACTTCTTTCCGCTCGCCCTCGATCAGATGATGTCGAAGCGAGATTTTCACAGCTACGAGCCCGGCGATTCGTTCAAGATCGGAAGCCTGAAGATCAAAACCGAAAGCCTCATTCATCCGGGCAACTCCACGGCCTACAGAGTCGAGAAGGGAAAGAAGTCGTTCATCTTCGCCACCGACACCGAGTTCTTCGGCCCCGACCTTGAAGAGATCGTTAAGCGCAAGGCTCCTTTTTTTAAAGGAGCCGATTGCCTGATCATGGATGCGCAGTACTCGGTAAAGGAATCCGAACAGAAGATCGGATGGGGACATACGTCGATGATCGTCGCCGTCGACTGCGCCGTCGCCTGGAAGGTGAAGCGTCTCGTACTGACGCATCATGAACCGGCGCACGATGACCTGACGACCATGCGCATGCTCGAAGAAGCGCAGGCCTATCTCGACGAAAGATATGCGGGAAAGCTCGAACTGATCCTTGCCCGCGAAGGCGATACGATCGAGATCTGA
- the trmB gene encoding tRNA (guanosine(46)-N7)-methyltransferase TrmB: MIQEKELRQRLLAIVRRPSKLKNHPAVLVPPESGAFSSSDIFASESSVHLLELGSGWGEFAIQWLGAHPGHEILALEAKPDRIYHTLKEAERKQVTGLKMLQLNFNWFLEEFLPPQSFDWIIVNFPDPWPKRRHWKHRLVQPGFAERMAPLLRAGGVLHLATDYAPYARRMLSVMRASPLFEPVFQNPDYRRERPEGFPATKFERMQASQGYRPYFMQWRLRRS, encoded by the coding sequence ATGATCCAGGAAAAAGAGCTACGCCAGAGGCTTCTGGCAATCGTGAGAAGGCCGTCAAAACTGAAGAATCATCCGGCTGTGCTTGTGCCGCCTGAGTCGGGCGCCTTTTCGTCGTCTGATATCTTCGCAAGCGAATCGTCGGTGCATCTGCTTGAGCTGGGCAGCGGATGGGGGGAGTTCGCCATCCAGTGGCTGGGCGCTCATCCCGGGCACGAAATCCTCGCCCTTGAGGCGAAGCCCGATCGCATCTACCATACGCTGAAAGAAGCCGAGAGAAAGCAGGTTACCGGCCTGAAGATGCTGCAGCTGAACTTTAACTGGTTCCTCGAAGAGTTCCTTCCGCCTCAGAGCTTCGACTGGATCATCGTGAATTTTCCAGATCCCTGGCCGAAGCGCCGTCACTGGAAGCATCGCCTGGTGCAGCCCGGCTTCGCGGAGCGCATGGCCCCCCTGCTGCGAGCAGGCGGCGTACTGCATCTTGCCACCGACTACGCCCCGTACGCCCGGCGTATGCTTTCGGTGATGCGAGCCTCGCCGCTTTTCGAGCCCGTCTTCCAGAATCCGGATTACCGGCGCGAAAGACCTGAGGGCTTCCCTGCGACAAAATTCGAGCGCATGCAGGCCAGTCAGGGGTATCGCCCCTACTTCATGCAGTGGCGCCTGCGCAGGTCCTGA
- a CDS encoding undecaprenyl-phosphate glucose phosphotransferase has translation MIRERKQTLKISLLFLDALAGFLAFWSAFVLHFYVISPERREFVMTDGLFAPAQFFVGSPELQMLLAYLPLALMFVMAQVVVFLAVDLYRPLQGRQSLRENLAIVRAVAIALVIVLAALFFYRGQSYSRLMIGYATVLSVLYIIAGHGLFRAALSYLRGRGYNIRNILLVGTGKNALRFIQSMEQYPLYGYRIRGALGPKTKMPKEMATYRIGDLKELETICEDEQIDSVVVALEGASKELRSVVDFCYREGIDCRIIPDLFDLVTHRARVEDMNGLPVLTLRDIPLHNGYHRFMKRLFDIVFSSVVLILNLPLFVVLALIVKLSSPGPVFFVQERVGLDRRLFKLIKFRTMTVQEKNRSDTTWGSKNDVRVTPIGKFLRKTSLDELPQFLNVFLGDMSVVGPRPERPHFVKQFKNTYERYMLRHSAKAGITGWAQILGYRGDTSIEKRIEADIYYIENWSLLFDVLIVLRTIPSMIKNPGE, from the coding sequence ATGATACGTGAACGAAAACAAACCCTGAAAATATCTCTTCTATTTCTCGATGCGCTTGCCGGTTTTCTGGCCTTCTGGTCGGCCTTCGTTCTGCATTTTTATGTGATCAGTCCTGAGCGACGCGAGTTTGTGATGACGGACGGTCTTTTCGCGCCGGCTCAGTTTTTCGTCGGTTCGCCCGAGCTGCAGATGCTTCTTGCCTATCTGCCGCTGGCCCTGATGTTTGTGATGGCTCAGGTTGTCGTATTTCTTGCCGTCGATCTCTATCGCCCGCTTCAGGGGCGTCAATCATTACGTGAGAACCTCGCGATCGTAAGGGCGGTGGCCATCGCTCTCGTTATTGTACTTGCCGCGCTCTTCTTTTACAGGGGGCAGAGTTATTCGCGGTTGATGATCGGTTATGCGACGGTGCTTTCCGTCCTTTATATCATCGCCGGGCACGGGCTCTTTCGCGCCGCCCTCAGCTATTTGCGCGGTCGCGGATACAATATACGCAACATCCTTCTTGTCGGAACAGGCAAGAACGCACTTCGTTTTATCCAGAGTATGGAGCAGTATCCGCTTTATGGCTATCGCATTCGCGGAGCGCTCGGACCGAAAACGAAGATGCCGAAGGAGATGGCGACGTATCGCATCGGCGATCTGAAAGAGCTGGAGACCATCTGCGAAGACGAGCAGATCGACTCCGTCGTCGTCGCTCTGGAAGGGGCCTCGAAAGAGCTGCGATCCGTCGTCGATTTCTGCTACCGGGAAGGCATCGACTGCCGCATCATTCCCGATCTCTTTGACCTTGTAACGCATCGGGCTCGCGTCGAAGATATGAACGGCCTGCCCGTGCTCACGCTGCGCGATATTCCGCTTCATAACGGATATCATCGCTTTATGAAGCGCCTCTTTGACATCGTCTTTTCGTCCGTCGTGCTCATCCTCAACCTACCGCTTTTTGTCGTTCTGGCTCTGATCGTGAAGCTGTCGTCGCCCGGTCCGGTTTTCTTCGTGCAGGAGCGCGTCGGACTGGATCGACGGCTTTTCAAGCTGATCAAGTTCCGTACGATGACGGTTCAGGAAAAGAACCGCTCCGATACGACATGGGGCAGCAAGAACGATGTGCGGGTAACGCCGATCGGCAAGTTTTTACGCAAGACGTCGCTGGACGAGCTGCCGCAATTCTTGAACGTATTCCTGGGCGACATGTCCGTCGTCGGCCCGCGTCCCGAGCGTCCGCATTTTGTGAAGCAGTTCAAGAATACCTATGAGCGTTATATGCTGCGACATAGCGCGAAGGCGGGCATTACGGGATGGGCGCAGATCCTCGGCTATCGCGGCGATACATCGATCGAGAAAAGGATCGAAGCCGACATCTACTATATCGAAAACTGGTCGCTTCTTTTCGACGTGCTCATCGTCCTGCGCACCATCCCCTCAATGATTAAAAATCCAGGGGAATAA